The Erigeron canadensis isolate Cc75 chromosome 1, C_canadensis_v1, whole genome shotgun sequence genome segment GTATCATtcgctcactttgtccatccgtttgaggGTGGTAAGCCGTTCTTAGTGCTAATGTTGTGCCTATTGCCTCTTGCACATGACCCCAAAAacgtgaggtaaatctaccatcccgatcggatattatggacaaaggCACACCATGTAACGTTACAATCTTCTCAACGTACAAGCGAGCTAGACGCTCGGTATtccaatcttctttgatgggaatgaaatgggctgatttcgtaagacgatcaacaatcacccatatagcatcatgacctttctttgttcgaggCAATTTCGTCACTAGGTCCATTGCTATTTGCTCCCACTTCTATCCTGGATTTTCTGGCTGCTTTAAAAGACTAAATGGCTTTGGTGCTCAGCTTTGACCATCGCACAAGTCATGCATCGGCTCACATATTGAGCTACATCTCCTTTCTTTCCAGGCCACCAAAAATCCCTTCTTaggccttgatacatcttatccgcgCCCGGATGAATTGAATACTTCGTATTATGAGCCTCATTCATAAGTACGTCTCTTAAATCATTCACTTTCGGTACCCAAGCTCTCCCCTTGAAGTATAGAATACCTTCATCATCCTTAtcaaacctcatttccataCCACACAATGCTTCATCCTCAATGTTCTTCCCTTCAAAGGCCTTTGCTTAGTCTTTTAAGAAACGATCTCTTAGAGACATTCTTACTTGTAAGTGGCTAATTCTTGCCCTTGGCACTTTAGTATTCACCTTCCTACTAAATGCATCGGCAACAACATTTGCCTTCCCCGGATGATACTTTATTTCACACTCATAGTCATTTAGTAactccatccatctcctttgcctcatgttcaacatcttttgatcaaagatgtgttgcaaGCTCTTATGGTCGGTGAATATTGAGCAtttagtgccatagagataatgtcgcCATATCTTCAAGGCAAATACCACGgctcctaactccaaatcatgagttGAATAATTCTTCTCATGTGGCTTCAATTGCCTAGACGCGTACGCAATGACCTTGTCTCTTTGCATAAGCACACATCCAAGTCCTTTATTCGACGCATCTCAATATACTACAGatccttccattccatccggCAAGGCTAGTATtggtgcttcacacaacatgttcttaagcgtTTGAAACGCTTGCTCTTGTTCTTCACCCCATTCGAATTCTCTCGACTTTTGGGTCAAAGGCACCACAATTTtagagaatccttggatgaacCTCCTATAATAGCCCGCTAAACCTAGAAAGCTATGCACTTCTGTAGGTGTTTTGGGCGTTTCCCATATCTTGATCGCTTCTATCTTAGCTGGATCTACATGAATTCCTTCTTCGTTCAC includes the following:
- the LOC122584818 gene encoding uncharacterized mitochondrial protein AtMg00860-like — translated: MNRICRPYLDKFVIVFIDDILIYSRSKDEHEKHLRIILQLLRDEKLYAKFSKCEFWLRQVQFLGHIVNEEGIHVDPAKIEAIKIWETPKTPTEVHSFLGLAGYYRRFIQGFSKIVVPLTQKSREFEWGEEQEQAFQTLKNMLCEAPILALPDGMEGSVVY